A stretch of Buteo buteo chromosome 9, bButBut1.hap1.1, whole genome shotgun sequence DNA encodes these proteins:
- the JUP gene encoding junction plakoglobin: MEVMNMMEQPIKVTEWQQTYTYDSGIHSGVNTQVPSVSSKCLGDDDEVYGKQYTIKKTTTTSYCQGGSQGQSQAQADMEAQLAMTRAQRVRAAMYPETVEDRSLLITTQLEGQQTNVQRLAEPSQMLKSAIVHLINYQDDAELATRAIPELTKLLNDEDPVVVSKAAMIVNQLSKKEASRRALMQSPQIVAAVVRTMQSTSDLDTARCTTSILHNLSHHREGLLSIFKSGGIPALVRMLSSPVESVLFYAITTLHNLLLYQEGAKMAVRLADGLQKMVPLLNKNNPKFLAITTDCLQLLAYGNQESKLIILANGGPQALVQIMRSYNYEKLLWTTSRVLKVLSVCPSNKPAIVEAGGMQALGKHLTSSSPRLVQNCLWTLRNLSDVATKQEGLDGVLKILVNQLSSDDVNVLTCATGTLSNLTCNNSKNKTLVTQSNGVEALIHTILRAGDKEDITEPAVCALRHLTSRHPEAEMAQNSVRLNYGIPAIVKLLNQPNQWPLVKATIGLIRNLALCPANHAPLQEAAVIPRLVQLLVKAHQDAQRHVAAGTQQPYTDGVKMEEIVEGCTGALHILARDPMNRMEIFRLNTIPLFVQLLYSPVENIQRVAAGVLCELAQDKEAADAIDAEGASAPLMELLHSRNEGTATYAAAVLFRISEDKNPDYRKRVSVELTNSLFKHDPAAWEAAQSMIPINEPYSDELDPGYRPMYSGDIPLDPIDMHMDMDGDYPMDAYSDGVRAPFADHMLA, encoded by the exons ATGGAGGTGATGAACATGATGGAGCAGCCGATCAAGGTGACAGAGTGGCAGCAAACCTACACCTACGACTCGGGCATCCACTCCGGCGTCAACACCCAGGTGCCCTCCGTCAGCAGCAAGTGCCTCGGGGACGATGACGAGGTCTACGGGAAGCAGTACACCATCAAGAAGACGACCACCACGAGCTACTGCCAGGGAGGGAGCCAGGGCCAGAGCCAAGCGCAAG CGGACATGGAGGCTCAGCTGGCCATGACCCGGGCGCAGCGTGTCCGGGCCGCCATGTACCCCGAGACGGTGGAGGACCGCTCCCTGCTCATCACCACCCAGCTGGAGGGGCAGCAGACCAACGTGCAGCGCCTGGCAGAGCCCTCCCAGATGCTGAAATCGGCCATCGTGCACCTCATCAACTACCAGGACGACGCCGAGCTGGCCACCCGCGCTATCCCGGAGCTCACCAAGCTGCTCAATGATGAGGACCCG gtGGTTGTCAGCAAAGCAGCCATGATCGTCAACCAGCTCTCCAAGAAGGAGGCGTCCCGCCGTGCCCTGATGCAGTCGCCCCAGATCGTGGCAGCCGTGGTCCGCACCATGCAGAGCACCAGCGACCTGGACACGGCCCGCTGCACCACCAGCATCCTGCACAACCTCTCGCACCACCGCGAGGGCCTGCTCTCCATCTTCAAGTCCGGCGGCATCCCGGCCCTCGTCAGGATGCTGAG ctcgCCGGTCGAGTCGGTCCTCTTCTACGCCATCACCACCCTGCACAACCTGCTGCTCTACCAGGAAGGGGCCAAGATGGCTGTGCGCCTGGCCGACGGCCTGCAGAAGATGGTTCCCCTGCTGAACAAGAACAACCCCAAGTTCCTGGCTATCACCACTGACTGCCTTCAGCTCCTCGCCTACGGGAACCAGGAGAGCAAG CTGATTATTTTGGCCAACGGAGGACCCCAGGCCCTGGTGCAGATCATGCGCAGCTACAACTACGAGAAGCTGCTCTGGACCACGAGCCGGGTGCTCAAGGTGCTGTCGGTGTGCCCCAGCAACAAGCCTGCTATCGTTGAGGCTG GCGGCATGCAGGCATTGGGCAAGCACCTgaccagctccagccccaggctggTCCAGAACTGTCTCTGGACCCTGCGAAACCTCTCTGACGTGGCTACCAAACAG GAGGGCCTGGACGGCGTCCTCAAGATCCTGGTGAACCAGCTGAGCTCCGATGACGTGAACGTGCTGACCTGTGCCACCGGCACCCTCTCCAACCTGACCTGCAACAACAGCAAGAACAAGACCCTGGTGACGCAGTCGAATGGGGTGGAGGCCCTGATCCACACCATCCTGCGGGCAGGCGACAAGGAGGACATCACCGAGCCGGCCGTCTGCGCTCTCCGGCACCTCACCAGCCGGCATCCCGAGGCCGAGATGGCGCAGAACTCGGTGCGGCTCAACTACGGCATCCCCGCTATCGTCAAGCTCCTCAACCAGCCCAACCAGTGGCCGCTGGTCAAG gctacCATAGGCCTGATCCGCAACCTGGCCCTGTGCCCAGCCAACCATGCCCCGCTCCAGGAGGCCGCCGTCATCCCTCGCCTGGTCCAGCTGCTGGTCAAGGCCCACCAGGATGCCCAGCGGCACGTAGCAGCCGGCACGCAGCAGCCCTACACG GACGGAGTGAAGATGGAAGAGATCGTGGAGGGGTGCACGGGGGCACTGCACATCCTGGCCCGGGACCCCATGAACCGCATGGAGATCTTCCGCCTCAACACCATCCCTCTCTTCGTGCAG CTCCTCTACTCGCCGGTGGAGAACATCCAGCGTGTCGCGGCTGGTGTGCTGTGTGAGCTGGCCCAGGACAAGGAGGCGGCAGATGCCATCGACGCGGAGGGGGCCTCGGCTCCGCTGATGGAGCTGCTGCACTCCAGGAACGAGGGGACAG CCACCTACGCAGCCGCCGTGCTCTTCCGAATCTCGGAGGACAAGAACCCCGACTACAGAAAGCGCGTCTCCGTGGAGCTCACCAACTCCCTCTTCAAGCACGACCCGGCAGCCTGGGAGGCG GCTCAGAGCATGATCCCCATCAACGAGCCCTACTCAGATG AGCTGGACCCCGGCTACCGCCCCATGTACTCGGGTGACATCCCCCTGGACCCCATCGACATGCACATGGACATGGACGGGGACTACCCCATGGACGCCTACAGCGACGGCGTCCGAGCGCCCTTTGCTGACCACATGCTCGCCTAA